A window of Strix aluco isolate bStrAlu1 chromosome 11, bStrAlu1.hap1, whole genome shotgun sequence contains these coding sequences:
- the CHST13 gene encoding carbohydrate sulfotransferase 13 produces MRRSRAPRLALAACLGSFLLGVFYFQSSLNPAAEDGVMRSTWQGKAGRSPLQALYESDQFEQSSLQAVHQQRRELLSNICNRYTRKRRLLRPDDLRHLVVDDTHGLLYCYVPKVACTNWKRVMMVLTGQGKYQDPLEIPANEAHVSSNLRTLSEYSIPEINHRLRSYLKFIFVREPFERLVSAYRNKFTRSYNTAFHKRYGTKIIRRHRQEPSDKALERGDDVRFEEFVYYLLDPRTQREEPFNEHWERVHSLCHPCIVHYDVVGKYETLAEDANYILQLVGADTSIKFPSSSKTTRTTDDMTAQFFQDISPFYQRRLFNLYKMDYLLFNYSIPSYLRIR; encoded by the exons CCGCAGAAGATGGGGTTATGAGATCCACCTGGCAGGGGAAGGCCGGTCGCAGCCCACTCCAGGCCCTGTATGAGAGTGACCAG ttTGAGCAGTCGTCACTGCAGGCAGTTCACCAGCAGAGACGGGAGCTGTTGAGCAACATCTGCAACCGTTACACCCGCAAGCGGCGTCTCCTGCGGCCGGATGACTTGCGGCACTTGGTGGTGGATGACACGCACGGGTTGCTCTACTGCTACGTGCCCAAAGTGGCCTGCACTAACTGGAAGCGGGTGATGATGGTCCTGACGGGGCAAGGCAAGTACCAGGACCCGCTGGAGATCCCCGCCAACGAGGCCCACGTCTCATCCAACCTGCGCACCCTCTCCGAGTACAGCATCCCCGAGATCAACCACCGCCTGCGCAGCTACCTCAAGTTCATCTTCGTGCGGGAGCCCTTCGAGCGGCTGGTCTCGGCGTACCGCAACAAGTTCACCCGCAGCTACAACACGGCCTTCCACAAGCGCTACGGGACCAAGATCATCCGGCGGCACCGGCAGGAGCCCAGTGACAAGGCCCTGGAGCGCGGGGACGACGTGCGCTTTGAGGAGTTTGTCTACTACCTGCTGGATCCTCGGACGCAGCGGGAGGAGCCCTTCAACGAGCACTGGGAGCGGGTGCACTCGCTCTGCCACCCCTGCATCGTCCACTACGATGTGGTGGGCAAGTACGAGACCTTGGCTGAAGACGCCAACTACATCCTCCAGCTGGTTGGGGCCGACACCAGCATCAAATTCCCATCTTCATCCAAGACCACCAGGACAACAGACGACATGACGGCCCAGTTCTTCCAGGACATTAGCCCTTTCTACCAAAGGAGACTCTTTAATTTATACAAAATGGACTACTTGCTCTTCAATTACTCCATCCCCTCCTACCTCCGCATCCGATGA